The sequence ATATTCTTTTAATAGCAGGAATTTTATCAGTTTAATAGTGTGTGCCATTGTAGATGGCGTTGTAATGTTAGGATTTTTCATAAATATCTTTTCTACAAAGATAGTTTTGTCGATCTTTTATCAAGAAGTATTATTTAAATGTGCATATTCATTAACAGCTTATATATGTATATTTGCCGGATTATCTTTACTACACAAAGTGTATGATAACAAACATGTATTCAAATGATAAATAACCGAATTTGGGAAAAAACTACGGTAGTATTAGAAGTATTGAGAGAAGATAGTCAATTAATATTTTGTTATGCACTGGGAAATTAAAACTGACATTGATGTAACTTTTAAGGTTGATAAACCTTGTCCAGTTAGTATACTGAAAATATATACTAAAGCAAAGATTTTACTAAATTATAAGGGTAGTTGATGAAATGTAACCTTGATAGATAACAATTAAATTACCTGATAAAAGAATTTTATAAATCTATTGCAATTAGTAAAATAATATAGTATTTGTGCCTCGAGAGACTAGTTTTTTTAACAACAAAATATATTGAGTATATATATGGCAAAGTCAAAAGCAAGTTCTAAGTTGCTATCAAAAATATCTTCTACGCAAGCCGAAATAAAACCTAAGCTAGTAGAGTTGGCAAGTAAATATGATCAAGTATTAACAGACTTTGATTATGTTATAGGTAATTGGAAAGGTCAAGGTAGACTCCTAAGGTCTGATAATGAATATGTAGGAGCAGTAAAAAGAGCATTTAAAGCTATAAGCACAGGAACGGAATGTGAAGATGTAGAAGTACATGGACACGGAACTCATTTAGCCCATCTGCCTGATCCTTATAAAATGCTGCATACTACATTTTGTGGTAAACAAGGTAAACATTTTATGGATATGTTAGAATCATTACTGTGCTAATAATATAGGGTTAAAAAGTGCATTAACGACTTTTGTGAAAGATCTAAGCGAAGCATTACAGCCCTTTTGTATCAGAATTACATACGTGTAAAGTTTCTCATACGAGAGAGGGGTTAAATATGGAGTTTTCCTCTAATAGGGTAGCATATAATATGATTAAGTACTATAAAATAATGGCCGGAGAGAAAGATCCACTTAAGATTGTCTTTGATAGTGAAACTGACCCTCTAAAACAAAAAGGATCGAGTATTGTAATACGTCATAGTAAAGGGCAAGGTGATGTTGGTGTTTTTAAAGGTGGGGATAAGGAAATAGCAGTTTGTTTGCCGACTCAGCATGAAAGAGATGCTTTCCAGCATCTTTTTGATGGTAGTAGTGACATAGTACGTACGTATTCGAATCCAAAATCTTTGTATTTTAGTACCTCAAAGTCCTATCCTACTTTGCATTATGATCAATATTATAATGAGATTGTTAAGTTTATCGGTGACACAGAGGTTTGTGATGGTTTCGATTTCTTAACTCAGTAAACAGAGTAATATAAAAATCAGGCTGTAATCCTTACGTTATAGTAGTGACAGCCTAGCATGCTTTGTACTTTTAAGCGAAACCCCCCTACAACACTTGACTGTTCAGGGATTTTCAAGAGAATTGATTAGTTAATTCCTGACAAGGGTTTAAGCTTTGGAGTTTCGACGATGCAAAAAGGGATTTGATGCGTTCTAAAAACCTGTCTCCTCTTATTGACCGCGTAAAAAACGAATTCTTCCCTGTATAAATTATCCTGAATGGCTGGGGCGGATGGATTCGAACCACCGAATGGACGATACCAAAAACCGTTGCCTTACCACTTGGCTACGCCCCATCGCCTGTAGAACTTATATCAACAAACACTTCTTTAGTCAAATAATTTATACGATCCCTTTACCACGTGGTACAATTTATAATTACTTCGTTGCCACTTAAGTAACCATTAGCAATGACTTTTTTATCAATTCATCTATTAAAGTATCAAAACCACTATTACTGAGAATATTCATGAATTCCGACTGTTGAGAATTGAGCATACTAACACCTTCTGTAATAACATCTGAGACTTTAAAGCTAGTTTTATCGCTTGCATCCTTTTGACGTACCAAGTAATTCACTTTGACAGTTCCTATTAACATTTCTACCATAAATTCACCTTGATCAAGAGTACGTACTTGTTCAACTTTAGGCTGTTGACCATGATAATTTTTTACCAAATCAGCATAGACTTTACTGACATAATTGCTATAAACTTCTGTAAATTGTTTAATTTGTTCAGGGGTTAGAGTTCTTCTATAGACACCAAGGGTAAATTTAGCCATCCAATCCGAATCTAGATTAGCTAAAATTAGCTTTTTGCTTTTAGCAATTTTATCATCTTGTGCTAAATTTTGATCAGTAAATATCTCCAACCCATCTTTTATTAGTTGATTAACAT comes from Candidatus Tisiphia endosymbiont of Nemotelus nigrinus and encodes:
- a CDS encoding phospholipid-binding protein MlaC encodes the protein MKKFIVCLILNFLSLSAHATVADNSGGVDNYVNQLIKDGLEIFTDQNLAQDDKIAKSKKLILANLDSDWMAKFTLGVYRRTLTPEQIKQFTEVYSNYVSKVYADLVKNYHGQQPKVEQVRTLDQGEFMVEMLIGTVKVNYLVRQKDASDKTSFKVSDVITEGVSMLNSQQSEFMNILSNSGFDTLIDELIKKSLLMVT